The following proteins are encoded in a genomic region of Porphyrobacter sp. CACIAM 03H1:
- a CDS encoding DUF892 family protein → MTISTLKDLYIDQLQDLYSANRQALQVTRELHDTAQSNELRKALSAGAEGIEEGMQQLKSLIENHDANPRGEHCKGMEGLAAEARAHGVEADFSDEDVRDASIIAQYQRMTHYGISGYGTAAAFARRLGLEEDAGVLAQCLEDTRGGDKKMTAIASGEVNPAAAEA, encoded by the coding sequence ATGACCATCTCGACGCTCAAGGACCTCTACATCGACCAGCTGCAGGACCTCTACAGCGCCAACCGCCAGGCCCTGCAGGTCACCCGCGAGCTGCACGACACGGCCCAGTCGAACGAGCTGCGCAAGGCGCTTTCCGCCGGGGCCGAGGGGATCGAGGAAGGGATGCAGCAGCTCAAGTCCCTGATCGAGAATCACGACGCCAACCCCCGCGGCGAGCACTGCAAGGGCATGGAAGGCCTCGCCGCCGAGGCCCGCGCGCACGGGGTGGAGGCCGATTTCTCCGACGAGGACGTGCGCGATGCCTCGATCATCGCCCAGTACCAGCGGATGACCCATTACGGCATCTCGGGCTACGGCACGGCGGCCGCCTTCGCCCGCAGGCTCGGCCTCGAGGAGGACGCCGGGGTGCTGGCGCAATGCCTCGAAGACACGCGCGGCGGCGACAAGAAGATGACCGCGATCGCCTCGGGCGAGGTCAACCCCGCCGCTGCCGAGGCCTGA
- a CDS encoding metal-dependent hydrolase family protein: MLTAFRRGALAVLWSAVMATAAPLAAQDAPAPEVIFANVRVFDGTADQLSGPTTVVVRGNTIAAIGPDAAPASPDATVIDGTGQTLMPGLIDNHVHMMFNSLSPAQMAAPDMSLEKIVQLSAEQSRAMLLRGFTAVRDVGGPSFMLKRLIDSGKVMGPRIWPSGPMISQTSGHADLRHPSEPSRRFSGKMSKAEEVWASVIADGRDEVLTAVRENLRMGASHIKIAAGGGTSSEYDPLDVTQYTLDEMKAAVDAASDWNTYVTVHAYHPKSVRRAIEAGVKVIEHGNLLDEDTLRLMAEKGIWLSGQMLVESTEAMDPKRREKRKPVIEGQQIVWPMAKRLGVKLAWGTDFLFEPDLNARQNAYILRLKPFFTPAELLKLVTSQNAELLALSGPRTPYEGRLGVVAEGALADLLLVRGDPLADIDLIGDPAANFTVIMKDGVIVKGAR, from the coding sequence ATGCTGACAGCTTTCCGGCGCGGGGCGCTCGCGGTGCTCTGGAGCGCGGTGATGGCCACGGCCGCCCCGCTGGCGGCGCAGGACGCGCCGGCACCCGAGGTCATCTTCGCCAATGTCCGCGTGTTCGACGGAACCGCCGACCAACTCTCCGGCCCCACCACCGTGGTGGTGCGCGGCAACACCATCGCCGCGATCGGACCGGATGCCGCGCCCGCCTCGCCCGATGCCACGGTGATCGACGGGACGGGCCAGACCCTCATGCCCGGGCTGATCGACAACCACGTGCACATGATGTTCAACAGCCTCTCGCCCGCGCAGATGGCCGCGCCCGACATGAGCCTTGAGAAAATCGTGCAGCTCTCCGCCGAACAGTCGCGCGCAATGCTGCTGCGGGGCTTCACCGCGGTGCGCGACGTGGGCGGGCCGTCGTTCATGCTCAAGCGCCTGATCGACAGCGGCAAGGTGATGGGCCCGCGCATCTGGCCGTCGGGACCAATGATCTCCCAGACCTCGGGCCATGCCGACCTGCGTCATCCCAGCGAACCCTCCCGCCGCTTTTCGGGCAAGATGTCCAAGGCCGAGGAAGTCTGGGCGAGCGTCATCGCCGACGGGCGCGACGAGGTGCTGACCGCGGTGCGCGAGAACCTCAGGATGGGGGCGAGCCACATCAAGATCGCGGCGGGCGGCGGCACCAGTTCGGAGTATGACCCGCTCGACGTGACGCAATACACGCTCGACGAGATGAAGGCCGCGGTCGATGCCGCCTCGGACTGGAACACCTATGTCACCGTCCACGCCTACCACCCCAAGTCGGTGCGCCGCGCGATCGAGGCCGGGGTCAAGGTGATCGAGCACGGCAACCTGCTCGACGAGGATACGCTCAGGCTGATGGCCGAAAAGGGCATCTGGCTGTCGGGGCAGATGCTGGTCGAATCGACCGAGGCGATGGATCCGAAGCGGCGCGAGAAGCGCAAGCCGGTGATCGAGGGGCAGCAGATCGTCTGGCCGATGGCCAAGCGGCTTGGGGTGAAGCTCGCCTGGGGCACGGACTTCCTGTTCGAGCCCGATCTCAACGCCCGGCAGAACGCCTATATCCTGCGGCTGAAGCCCTTCTTCACCCCGGCCGAACTGCTGAAGCTGGTCACCTCGCAGAACGCCGAGCTGCTCGCCCTGTCCGGCCCGCGCACGCCCTATGAAGGGCGGCTCGGCGTGGTCGCGGAAGGCGCGCTCGCCGATCTCCTGCTGGTGCGCGGCGATCCGCTCGCGGACATCGACCTGATCGGCGATCCGGCGGCGAACTTCACCGTGATCATGAAGGACGGCGTGATCGTGAAGGGCGCGCGCTGA
- a CDS encoding endonuclease/exonuclease/phosphatase family protein, producing MRRGFWPLALALGAGGCVSYPAVPPPSGAVPAADGPGPATISVMTYNIEGLTWPARTGRRPSLEAITAEFARMEQAGELPDVIVFQEAFSTSALRTASATPHPHFALGPRARTRSGLPRTRDPVLRKRNVLNGEWGIRFMGSGLAVASRYPITAAFSQAYGPTSCAGLDCLANKGILLVRIAVPGYADPFEIATTHMNSQGASKAPPEKHLAAHNAQSAELAAFLDRVSTIASPLIIAGDFNMRRSPARLDAFETQNGYQLARRYCLEAREDPALPSCDIRMSFDGDEPWLDTQDLQIYDNGATIALRPMRIEAWFDGPDSGGRLSDHDAYVVTYAIEPAPAG from the coding sequence ATGCGGCGCGGGTTCTGGCCGCTGGCCCTCGCGCTCGGGGCGGGGGGCTGCGTCTCCTATCCCGCCGTGCCGCCGCCATCCGGGGCCGTGCCCGCAGCGGACGGCCCGGGCCCGGCGACGATCAGCGTGATGACCTACAACATCGAAGGCCTGACCTGGCCCGCGCGTACCGGGCGCAGACCCTCGCTGGAAGCCATCACCGCCGAATTCGCGCGGATGGAGCAGGCGGGCGAGCTGCCCGACGTGATCGTGTTCCAGGAAGCCTTCAGCACCTCGGCCCTGCGCACCGCATCGGCCACCCCGCACCCGCACTTTGCCCTCGGCCCGCGTGCCCGGACCCGTTCCGGCCTGCCGCGCACCCGCGATCCGGTGCTGCGCAAACGCAACGTCCTCAACGGCGAATGGGGCATCCGCTTCATGGGCAGCGGCCTTGCCGTCGCCTCGCGCTATCCGATCACCGCCGCATTCAGCCAGGCCTACGGCCCGACGAGCTGCGCGGGGCTCGACTGCCTCGCCAACAAGGGCATCCTGCTGGTGCGGATCGCGGTCCCCGGCTACGCCGATCCCTTCGAGATCGCCACCACGCACATGAACTCGCAAGGCGCCTCGAAAGCGCCGCCCGAAAAGCACCTCGCGGCGCACAACGCCCAGTCGGCAGAGCTGGCTGCCTTCCTCGACCGGGTGAGCACCATCGCCAGCCCGCTGATCATCGCGGGCGATTTCAACATGCGGCGCAGCCCTGCGCGGCTCGATGCCTTCGAGACCCAGAACGGCTACCAGCTCGCCCGCCGCTACTGCCTCGAGGCGCGCGAAGACCCGGCGCTGCCGTCCTGCGATATTCGCATGAGCTTCGACGGGGACGAACCCTGGCTCGATACGCAGGACCTGCAGATCTACGACAATGGCGCAACCATCGCGCTGCGCCCGATGCGGATCGAGGCGTGGTTCGACGGGCCGGATTCAGGCGGCAGGCTGTCCGACCACGACGCCTATGTCGTCACCTACGCGATCGAACCGGCCCCCGCGGGCTAG
- the trmB gene encoding tRNA (guanine(46)-N(7))-methyltransferase TrmB produces the protein MTAFKEGDPTTIARLYGRSVGKKLRKYQQSLVDNLLPQIAVPAEGAVTSEALFGDDRPLHFEIGFGGGEHLAYRADLLPDHGFIGAEPFVNGVAQALTHVADQRLANVRLHHGDALEVLQRIPDGALTMLYLLHPDPWPKARHAKRRMMNDGPVRLFAQKMKPGGEFRFGTDHAVYLRHALMVMQRHTDLFEWVVEKPANWQVRPSGWPETRYEHKARTVYGHEVWYFRFRRR, from the coding sequence ATGACGGCGTTCAAGGAAGGCGATCCCACCACCATCGCGCGGCTCTATGGCCGCAGCGTGGGCAAGAAGCTGCGCAAGTACCAGCAGTCGCTGGTCGACAATCTCCTGCCCCAGATCGCCGTGCCGGCCGAGGGGGCGGTGACATCCGAAGCCCTGTTCGGCGACGACCGCCCGCTCCATTTCGAGATCGGCTTCGGCGGGGGCGAACACCTCGCCTATCGCGCCGACCTGCTGCCCGATCACGGCTTCATCGGCGCCGAGCCCTTCGTCAACGGCGTGGCGCAGGCGCTGACCCACGTCGCCGACCAGCGGCTCGCCAATGTCCGCCTCCACCACGGCGACGCGCTGGAAGTGCTCCAGCGGATCCCCGACGGCGCGCTGACGATGCTCTACCTGCTTCACCCCGATCCCTGGCCCAAGGCGCGCCATGCCAAGCGCCGGATGATGAACGACGGTCCGGTGCGCCTGTTCGCGCAGAAGATGAAGCCCGGCGGAGAGTTCCGCTTCGGCACCGATCACGCCGTCTATCTGCGCCATGCGCTGATGGTGATGCAGCGCCACACCGACCTGTTCGAATGGGTGGTGGAGAAGCCCGCGAACTGGCAGGTCCGCCCCTCCGGCTGGCCCGAGACCCGCTACGAGCACAAGGCCCGCACCGTCTACGGCCACGAGGTCTGGTATTTCCGCTTCCGTCGGCGCTGA
- a CDS encoding DUF2945 domain-containing protein, with product MADDLKAGDKVTWSSHGGTAHGKVVKKLTSECHIKGHKVAASKDDPQYLVETDEGKQAAHKPSALRKA from the coding sequence ATGGCCGACGATCTCAAGGCAGGCGACAAGGTAACCTGGTCCAGCCACGGCGGCACGGCGCACGGCAAGGTGGTGAAAAAGCTCACCTCCGAATGCCACATCAAGGGCCACAAGGTCGCCGCCTCCAAGGACGATCCGCAATATCTGGTCGAGACCGACGAGGGCAAGCAGGCCGCCCACAAGCCCTCGGCGCTCAGGAAGGCCTGA
- the ctrA gene encoding response regulator transcription factor CtrA, translated as MRVLLIEDEPTTAKAIELMLTTEGFNVYSTDLGEEGLDLGKLYDYDIILLDLNLPDMHGYDVLKKLRVAKVQTPVLILSGISEMDSKIRSFGFGADDYVTKPFHREELVARIYAVVRRSKGHSQSVIRTGKLAVNLDAKTVEVDGARVHLTGKEYAMLELLSLRKGTTLTKEMFLNHLYGGMDEPELKIIDVFICKLRKKLSLACGGENYIETVWGRGYVLRDSETEVEAA; from the coding sequence ATGCGCGTTCTGCTCATCGAAGACGAACCGACCACCGCCAAGGCGATCGAGCTGATGCTCACCACCGAAGGCTTCAACGTCTATTCGACCGACCTCGGCGAAGAGGGTTTGGACCTCGGCAAGCTCTATGACTACGACATCATCCTGCTCGACCTGAACCTGCCCGACATGCACGGCTACGACGTGCTGAAGAAGCTGCGCGTCGCCAAGGTGCAGACCCCAGTGCTGATCCTTTCGGGCATTTCCGAGATGGATTCGAAGATCCGCAGCTTCGGCTTCGGCGCCGATGACTACGTCACCAAGCCGTTCCACCGCGAAGAGCTGGTTGCCCGCATCTATGCCGTGGTGCGCCGTTCGAAGGGCCATTCGCAGTCGGTCATCCGCACCGGCAAGCTCGCCGTGAACCTCGACGCCAAGACGGTCGAAGTCGATGGCGCCCGCGTGCACCTCACCGGCAAGGAATATGCGATGCTGGAGCTGCTCTCGCTCCGCAAGGGCACGACGCTCACCAAGGAAATGTTCCTCAACCACCTCTACGGCGGGATGGACGAGCCCGAGCTCAAGATCATCGACGTGTTCATCTGCAAGCTGCGCAAGAAGCTGTCGCTGGCCTGCGGCGGCGAGAACTACATCGAGACCGTGTGGGGCCGCGGCTACGTGCTGCGCGACAGCGAAACCGAGGTCGAAGCGGCGTGA
- the rpoN gene encoding RNA polymerase factor sigma-54 translates to MALGPRLDIRQTQSLVMTPQLQQAIKLLAASNLEIETFISEALEANPLLDTGGPADPGAEPERIEIAAPAGEEATADQLMLAGGGEGDAPLDLAAVDRDFDTGDGAGPSMRDAEWGAAGGTGGDFAETPDWEQLRAAEVTLVEHLEGQIGALTRDARTAFIARHIIGLLDEAGYLPATLEDIAEDLGVELYEAEAALELVQSLDPSGVGARSLAECIAIQAREADRYDPCMAALIANLDLVARGEVERLKRLCRVDDEDFADMLRELRGYNPRPGLAFAPSETGTVVPDILVSANAAGGWDIALNEETLPRLIVNRGYYLELDAGATSRESQSWLKEKLADAHWLIRALDQRQKTILKTAAEIVKQQDGFFRRGVAELRPLTLREVAEQIGMHESTVSRVTSNKYLACARGTFELKYFFTSGVASADGEGASSAAIKARIKALIDAETAENILSDQQLAEMLQKEGFDLARRTVAKYREAIGLGSSAERRRAKKLAGAS, encoded by the coding sequence GTGGCATTAGGCCCCCGCCTCGATATCCGGCAGACGCAATCGCTGGTGATGACGCCGCAATTGCAGCAGGCGATCAAGCTGCTGGCGGCCTCCAACCTCGAGATCGAGACCTTCATTTCCGAGGCGCTCGAGGCCAATCCGCTGCTCGACACCGGCGGGCCGGCGGACCCCGGGGCAGAGCCCGAGCGGATCGAGATCGCCGCGCCTGCGGGTGAGGAGGCGACCGCCGACCAGCTGATGCTGGCGGGCGGGGGCGAGGGCGACGCGCCGCTCGATCTCGCCGCCGTCGACCGCGATTTCGACACCGGCGACGGGGCAGGTCCCTCGATGCGCGATGCCGAATGGGGCGCGGCGGGGGGCACGGGCGGCGACTTTGCCGAAACGCCCGACTGGGAGCAGCTGCGCGCGGCCGAGGTGACGCTCGTCGAGCACCTCGAGGGCCAGATCGGCGCGCTCACCCGCGATGCCCGCACCGCCTTCATCGCCCGCCACATCATCGGCCTGCTCGACGAGGCGGGCTACCTTCCCGCCACGCTCGAGGACATCGCCGAGGACTTGGGGGTCGAGCTCTACGAGGCCGAGGCGGCGCTCGAACTCGTCCAGTCGCTCGACCCATCGGGCGTGGGCGCGCGCAGCCTTGCCGAATGCATCGCCATCCAGGCGCGCGAGGCCGACCGCTACGATCCCTGCATGGCGGCGCTGATCGCCAATCTCGATCTCGTCGCGCGCGGCGAGGTGGAGCGGCTGAAGCGCCTGTGCCGGGTGGATGACGAGGACTTCGCCGACATGCTGCGCGAACTGCGCGGCTACAACCCGCGCCCGGGCCTCGCCTTCGCGCCTTCCGAGACCGGCACCGTCGTGCCCGACATCCTCGTCAGCGCCAATGCCGCCGGCGGGTGGGACATCGCGCTCAACGAGGAGACGTTGCCCCGCCTGATCGTCAACCGCGGCTACTATCTCGAACTCGATGCCGGGGCGACCAGCCGCGAATCGCAGAGCTGGCTCAAGGAGAAGCTCGCCGATGCGCACTGGCTGATTCGCGCGCTGGACCAGCGCCAGAAGACCATCCTCAAGACCGCTGCCGAGATCGTGAAGCAGCAGGACGGCTTCTTCCGCCGCGGGGTCGCCGAACTGCGCCCGCTCACCTTGCGCGAGGTGGCCGAGCAGATCGGGATGCACGAAAGCACCGTCTCCCGCGTCACCAGCAACAAGTATCTCGCCTGCGCGCGCGGGACCTTCGAACTCAAGTATTTCTTCACCAGCGGGGTGGCCTCGGCCGACGGCGAGGGGGCGTCCTCGGCGGCGATCAAGGCGCGGATCAAGGCGCTGATCGATGCCGAGACCGCCGAGAACATCCTGTCCGACCAGCAGCTTGCCGAGATGCTGCAGAAGGAAGGCTTCGATCTCGCGCGGCGCACCGTGGCGAAATACCGCGAGGCGATCGGTCTCGGATCGAGCGCCGAGCGGCGGCGGGCGAAGAAGCTCGCGGGGGCCAGCTAG